The Eurosta solidaginis isolate ZX-2024a chromosome 4, ASM4086904v1, whole genome shotgun sequence genome includes a window with the following:
- the AANATL7 gene encoding arylalkylamine N-acetyltransferase 1 isoform X1 has protein sequence MEYKLITEPRYDDIIRHLRDNFFADEPLNKAASLCQRGEGHRELEQLCYETLKDNLSLMAVNERNDIAGVCLNGVVYPNDIVDFQERVELSEDERFKKIFRLLNAHNLKASIFGHFNVDRAFEVRMLSVDGRFRGQGIAKELVQRSEQIARDFEFKLMKADATGIFSQKILKSSGFKVLSEFYYDKYTDEFGKPLLLVEAPHIKLQLLYKLLE, from the exons ATGGAATATAAATTGATTACTGAGCCACGTTATGACGATATCATACGACATTTACGTGATAATTTCTTTGCCGATGAGCCACTCAATAAAGCGGCTAGTTTGTGTCAGCGCGGTGAGGGTCATCGTGAATTGGAGCAACTTTGCTATGAGACACTGAAGGATAATTTGAGTTTAATGGCTGTTAATGAAAGAAACGAT ATTGCCGGTGTCTGTCTCAATGGCGTCGTCTATCCCAATGACATTGTAGATTTTCAAGAACGTGTTGAACTCAGTGAGGATGAGCGTTTCAAGAAGATATTTCGTTTATTAAATGCACACAATTTGAAAGCGAGCATTTTCGGCCATTTCAATGTGGACCGCGCTTTTGAAGTGCGAATGCTGTCAGTGGATGGGCGTTTCCGCGGTCAAGGTATTGCTAAGGAGCTTGTGCAGCGTAGCGAACAAATTGCCAGAGATTTTGAGTTTAAG CTCATGAAAGCCGATGCTACAGGAATTTTCTCACAAAAAATACTTAAATCAAGTGGTTTCAAAGTATTAAGTGAATTTTACTATGACAAATATACAGATGAGTTTGGTAAGCCTTTGCTGTTAGTGGAAGCACCGCATATTAAGTTACAATTATTATACAAATTGTTGGAGTAA
- the AANATL7 gene encoding arylalkylamine N-acetyltransferase 1 isoform X2 yields the protein MEYKLITEPRYDDIIRHLRDNFFADEPLNKAASLCQRGEGHRELEQLCYETLKDNLSLMAVNERNDIAGVCLNGVVYPNDIVDFQERVELSEDERFKKIFRLLNAHNLKASIFGHFNVDRAFEVRMLSVDGRFRGQGIAKELVQRSEQIARDFEFKAFRSLQGLPSSRMRWMKC from the exons ATGGAATATAAATTGATTACTGAGCCACGTTATGACGATATCATACGACATTTACGTGATAATTTCTTTGCCGATGAGCCACTCAATAAAGCGGCTAGTTTGTGTCAGCGCGGTGAGGGTCATCGTGAATTGGAGCAACTTTGCTATGAGACACTGAAGGATAATTTGAGTTTAATGGCTGTTAATGAAAGAAACGAT ATTGCCGGTGTCTGTCTCAATGGCGTCGTCTATCCCAATGACATTGTAGATTTTCAAGAACGTGTTGAACTCAGTGAGGATGAGCGTTTCAAGAAGATATTTCGTTTATTAAATGCACACAATTTGAAAGCGAGCATTTTCGGCCATTTCAATGTGGACCGCGCTTTTGAAGTGCGAATGCTGTCAGTGGATGGGCGTTTCCGCGGTCAAGGTATTGCTAAGGAGCTTGTGCAGCGTAGCGAACAAATTGCCAGAGATTTTGAGTTTAAG gCTTTCCGATCACTGCAGGGTCTTCCAAGCAGCagaatgcggtggatgaaatgctaa